The Gemmatimonadota bacterium genome segment CAGTGGGCATGGACGGGTAAGTTGAACCGGCAAACACGCCTGTCAACGGTTTTATGGTGGCTTGACAGGCACTCGGTGCACGGCTAACTTTTTCTTCCGGAATGCATTTGTTACAAGCATCTCCTTTTGCGAAAGACAGTCGTATCCAATTCCAGTTTTTCGTATAGCACTGCCCTCATTCCTTCCAACCACCGAAAGGAACCCCCGATGCCCCTGAAATTCGCGTACCTGGGCCTCTGGCACAGCCACGCCGGCATGCATATCCGCGACGCCGCGAGCCGGCCGGACGAGTTCCAGCTCGTCGGCGCATACGAGCCGGATCCCGCGATCCGGAACACGAAGCTGGGTGACTGGGTGGCGGACCTGCCGGACATCCCCGTCTTCGATTCGATCGAGCAGGCGTTGGACAGCGATGCGGAAGCGATCATCTGCGAGGGCCGCGTCTCGGAGAACCTGGACTACGCCGAACGGGCGCTCGCGGCGGACAAGCACGTGCTTCTCGAGAAGCCGGCGGGCGTGGACATGGCCCAACTCGAGCGGCTGCACGACACGGCGCGTCGCAAGAACCTGCACCTCCAGATGGCCTACATGTGGCGATATAATCCTGCGGTCGCCGAAATGATCCGGCTCTGCAGGGCCGGCGCGCTGGGCGATCCCTTCTACTTCAGGGGGCACATCCCGAAGCCCATGGGGTACCACGCCAGGCTGGTGGAGGAACTCGACCGGTACAAGGGTTCCCTCTATTTCGAGATGGCCGGGCACCTGGTCGACATCATGGTGACGTTTATGGGCGAGCCACGGCGGGTGGACGCCACGTTCGGGCAATTCCACGGCGAACGAAAGCACGTGGACAACGCGGTGGTCGTCCACCGGTTCGACGGCGGCGGCCTGGGGACGATCGACACCGCGTCCATGCACGTGGAGAGCGGGCTGACCCGGCGTATCGAGTTATACGGGGCCCGGGGCACGGCCATCCATACCCCGATCGGTTCGAACAACCTGACGCTTTCGCTGGCGGATGCCTTCGAAGGCTATGCGGCGGGATGGCAGGAGGTCACCGTTCCCACGCCGCCGGGACCGCCTTCGCTGCTGACCGAACTCGCGGCCTGTATATCCGGCGCGAAGGAGCCGGACTATACCCTGGACCACGATATGGCGGTGCATCGCACCCTCTTCGCGGGGTGCGGCATCACCGATGGTTCGGCGATGACGGACGTGCCGCATTCGGTAAAAAGCGGTTGACAGTAGCCGCGAATTCCGTATATTAATGGATAGACGACGCGGGGTGGAGCAGTCTGGTAGCTCGTTGGGCTCATAACCCAAAGGTCGGAGGTTCAAATCCTCCCCCCGCTACTTTGATCGATCAGGGGCGGTTCCCGGACCGCCCCTGTTTTTGTTTGTGCCGCTTCCGCCGTCTGGACCGCACGGCGTTGGGTCGCTTGTGGCAAGAGATCCGCGGTGAAACGCCCCAGACCGATCATACCTGAAACTTGTGGCAAAGGAACCCCGATGGCTGAAATGACCGGCTACCGGTACATCGCGGAGATGCTGCGCGGCTACGGGATCAGGGCCGTCTTCCACGTTCCCTACGTTCTGGACGGCGCCCTCGTGGAGATGGAGAAACTGGGCATCCGGCGGATCCGGTGCCATTCCGAGAAGGCCGCCGCGTACATGGCGGACGGTTACGCGCGGGTCGCCCACGGTCCCGGTATCGCCATGGCGCAGTCCGTGGGCGCGGCCAATCTCGCCGCCGGGCTCCAGGACGCCTGGCTTGCGTGCTCCCCGGTCATCGCCGTAACGGGCCGGTGGATGCCCCACTACCTATACCAGCAGGCCTACCAGGAGATCGACCACCGCCCCCTCTACGATCCGGTCACCAAGTTCAATGCCTACGTGGACGGCGTGGAACAGATCCCCTTCCTGCTGCGCCAGGCCTTCCGCGAGGCCACCACGGGCGCGCCCCGTCCGGTCCACCTGGACTTTCTGGGCCTGTCCGGCGATCTCGCGGCGGGGTCGAAGCTCGACGCCGAGGTGACCGTGGAGCCGTCCTTCGCCCGGTATCCGGCCTTCCGGCCCGAACCGGAACCGGGTCGTGTCGCGGATGCGGCGCAGCGCATCGCGCGGTCGCAGCGGCCGGTACTGGTTGCGGGGGGAGGGGTCACCGCATCGGGCGCGAAGGCCGAGGTGGTCCGGTTGGCGGAGAAGCTCTCCGTCCCGGTGGCGACTTCCCTGAACGCCAAGGGGGCGACACCGGAGAACCACCCATTATCCGCAGGCGTGGTGGGCACCTATTCCCGCAAGTGCGCCAACGAGATCGTTTCGGAGGCGGACCTCGTGATCTTCGTGGGCAGCCATACGGGCGGGCAGGTCAGTCACTTCTGGCAGATTCCCCGGCAGGGGACGCCGGTCATACAGATCGACGTGGACCCCGCCCAGATCGGCCGCAACTATCCCGCCGAAGTCGCCATCCAGGGCGACGCGAAGGCGACGCTGGAACGCCTCATCGAGGTCGTGGCCCCGGTCTTGGACCGAACGGCCTGGACAGAGCGCGTGCGCGTACTCGTCGACCAATGGCGGGGCGAATTCGACGATCTGCTCAAGTCTGATGCCGTACCCATCCGCCCCGAACGTCTGTGCCGCGAAATCACCGAATTCCTCCCACCCGACGCCATCCTCCTTTCGGACACGGGCCATGCCGGCATGTGGACGGGCGCCATGATCGAGATCACGAACCCGGGACAGACGTACCTTCGCTGCGCCGGGTCCCTGGGCTGGGCCTTCCCCGCGGCCATGGGCGCGAAGTGCGCGGCGCCGGACCGTCCCGTCATCTGCTTCACCGGCGACGGCGGATTCTGGTACCATCTCGGGGAACTCGAGACGGCCGCCCGATTCGGGATCAACACCGTCACGGTGATCAACAACAACCGGTCCTTCAACCAGTGCCGGGACGCTTTCGAAGATGCGAGCGGCGGGCGGGACCAAGATTCAGACGACCTGTGGGTCTTTGAAGACATCGATTTCGCCGGGGTGGCCAAATCCATGGGATGCAAAGGGATACGCGTGGAAGAACCGGAGCGGATCCGGCCGGCTCTTGAAGAAGCGATGGCGGCCGACGGACCGGTTGTCGTAGACGTGGCCACCGATATCGACGCCATGGCGCCGAAAGCCTACGTACCGGAATAGAACGGGCGATTGTCTTTACCGAATCGTGGTCCATATCACGCATCGTTCACGATGGTCCGTCGGACGCCCAGTCCACGGACGCCCTCCCTCCGGGCATCCCAGCCTTCCACAGAAACTGTTTCCTGTTTGTCAAATAGTTAGTACATTACAATCAAACAGCGACGCTTTCTCAGCATTTCCAGAATCCAATACTGGCTATTACGCGATTCCAAAGGCAGGAGGTCTACCATGCGCTGTCTGGTATTCGCATTTGCCATGATTTTCGCCGGATGCTCGTCGTACACCCAGCTTGGATCTGGCGGATCCGGCGACTCGCGCGGTTCAAGCACGGCGGACGGTTCGGAAACGACAGTAGTCTGGCTGGACAGCCAGGGCGCGTTACCATCGGTCGGGTACTTCGACGTGCAGACCATCTTCAACGTGTCTGAACTGGGGCCCGGTTCCTACATACGCGTCGCGGCCATCCACATCACGGGGACGGCGCGGGAGGCCCTCGTCAATAAGTTGCGGCTGAGCGCATCGCAGATCGGGGCGAACAGGCTGCTCATCGTCAAGGTGGAGGAGACCAAAGAGGAAGTCTCGCTCTATTCCGAACTCGAGAACGTGGCCCGGTTTTTCTCCGGAGAGAAAGCAGACGCGGACCTGAGCAACGAAGCCTACACGCTCAGGATCGACGCGATCGCGATCCGGCAATCGGATGACCTGACAAACATTCTTCCAACCCGACAAGGGCAGGACTGGCCAACCGTCTATCGACCCCGTTCGTCCTATGATCGGCCGACCGTTTATCGGCCCCGCCGGCCCCGCCGGCCCTATGACCGGCCGACCGTCTACCGACCGCCTCGACGGGATAACCGTCCGATGGCGAAGCCGCCACGACGGGATGACCGGCGACCGGTGAATCCGCCGACACCAAAGGATGAACCGCCGATCGTAGCGCCGCCCCCTCCGAAGGATGACCGTCCACCCGACAGGACGCCTCCACCGAGGGACGAACCGCCCGAGATGAAACCGCCGCCACCACCTCCGGAGGAAGACAGGTCGTCCCGTAAGCAGCCCCGCATGAAGACCCATCGGCCTTGATACGGTAAGGTCAGAAACGGGCACTTTCCGCGTCGGGGAGGATGCCGCCTTCATCCCTGGGCAGGACCGAAAGGGGCAGGGCAATAGAGGAGCCCGCATCGACCGGGAGCGTGATCCCCGTGATCCAGCGGGATTCGTCGCCGGCCAGGAAGGCGGCCGCGTTGGCCACGTCCCAGGCCGTGCCCTCGGTACCCAGCGGCGTGGAGCGCCGCCGGAGTTCCCGGTGCGCGTCCGAGAGTTCGGCGGTGAAGGACCCGTGTAGGTGCCCAGGGGCGATGCAGTTCACGCGGATCCCGTCCTTGCCGTGCTGTACCGCCATGTTGATGGTCAGGGCGATGACCCCGCCCTTGGAAGTCTCGTAGGCGACGTTGTACGACCATCCGCTCCGGAATCCGTCGATGGACGCCACGTTGATGATGGATCCTCCCCCGGAATCCATCATTGCCGGTATGGCGAACCGGCTTGCGAGCATCATGGCCTTGAGGTTCACCGCCATGATCTCGTCCCAGTGCTCCTCTTGCACGTCCACCACCGTACCCGGATGGCTGAGACCCACGTTGTTGAAGAGGATGTGCAGCCCGCCGTACCGGTCCACCGCGGTCTCGGTCATGGCCCGGCAGTCCGCCGACCGGGTCACGTCCCCGGCGAAGACCGACGCCGTGCCCCCTTCTTCCTCGATGACGGCCAGCGTCTTTCCGGCGTTCTCCGCGCTTCGGTCCGCCAGCAGCACCTTCGCGCCTTCTCGGGCGAGGAGCACGGCGGTCGCCTGCCCGGTGCCCGCCACGTCGCTATGCGCGCCCGCGCCCGTCACGACGGCCACCTTGTCGTCCAGACGGGGTTTACGAGGGTTCATCAGAAGATCTCCGCGCCGCCCGCCACCACCAGGTCCACGGCCGTGAGGTAGTCCGATTCCGGTGAGGCCAGGAAGGCCACCGTTTGCGCCACGTCGTCGCTCCGGGCCACCCGTCCCAGGGGTGAAATACCGGCCTTTTCCTGGATAAACGCCCTGTGGGCTTCGCTGTTCTTCCACGATGTGCCCTGGACGGCGCCGTCGGATACGGCCTCTTCGATGAATCCCAGGCGCTCGGTATCGACCGCGGTAGGCGATACCGAGTTGACGTTGATCCCGTGGGGACCGAGTTCCTGCGCCAGGGCCTGGGTGAACCGGATGATGGCCGCCTTGGACGCGCAGTAGGCCGAGAACCGCTTCCTCCCGATCCTGCCCGACGTGGAGGCGAGGTTGATGATCTTGCCGCCCACACCCCGCTCGATCATGTGGCGCGCAGCGGCCCGGCACATGAGGAACACGCCCTTTGCGTTGACGTTCATCTCCTTGTCCCAGGCTTCCTCTTCCATGTCGACGACGAGCACGCGGTCCTTGCCCGGCAGGGAGCCGGCGCCGTTCACGAGGATGTCGATGCGGCCGAACCGGTCGATCCCCCCGGAAACGAGCCGTTCCACCTGGTCGGCCTGCGAGACGTCGGCCAGGATGGCCTCCGCGCTGCGCCCCGCCGCCTCGATCTCCCCGACCACGGAGGGCAGCCCCTGCCATTCCGACGAGTCGCCGGGATAGGGATTTGCGACCCGGTCGCTGACGATGACGTCGGCGCCTTCCTTCGCGAGCCGCGTGGCGACGGCCCGGCCGATGCCACGTTCCCCACCCGCGCCGGTGACCAGGGCGGTTTTGCCGTGCAGGTTGTACATTATTGACCTTCTGGACGGATCACTCGAGTTCTGTTTCAGACGCTCAGCAGATCTGCGAAGAAACCAATCACGCCGTAAACCGCACCTGGAGACCCAGGGCACGCACGATACGAACTACCGTGGAGAATGCGGGATTGCCGTCCTCCGACAGTGCTTTGTACAACCCTTCCCGGCTCATTCCAATCTCACGGGCCAGCCAGCTCATGTTCCCCGAACGGGCGATATCGTTCAGGGCGGCACGTATCAGGCTGCCATCTCCTGGATCTTCTTTCGCGCATGCTTCCAGGTAAAGACGAGCGTCTTCCAAGGTGCGCAGGTGCTCCGTCACTTTCCACTTTGAAAATGAAATACTCATTTCCACCTCCAACCTCTCGCCAGCCTGACGGCGTAATCTTGCCCAGTGATCCTCACTCGCCCTCTCTCCGCGGCCTCACCACGGTTTCGCCGTCGTCTTCCACGATGGGGTGGTGGTAGATGTAGGGCGGTTCCAGCACGGCGCGCTGGGCCTCGGTGAGCTCCGAGGTCCATTCGGGCAGGTTTGTTTCGTAGATGCCGCCGGCGTAGTGCAGGTACTTGGGCGTGTACCGGTACAGGGCGACCCGCCGGTCGTGCTTGCCGTGCCAGGGCAGGGTGCCGTGGGCGGTGGCCTCGTTGAAAATCACCAGGTCGCCGGCCTTCTGTACGATGTGATGGACCAGGTTCTGGTTGGCCTCCCAGGTCAGGATGTCGTCGGGACAGGGGAAGTTTGCCTTGTGGCTGCCCGGGATGACGCAGAGCCCGCCCGCGCCGAGATCCACGTCCGCCAGGGCGAACTGGCAAACGATAAGCCCCGAGCGCATGCGGCCGT includes the following:
- a CDS encoding Gfo/Idh/MocA family oxidoreductase; this encodes MPLKFAYLGLWHSHAGMHIRDAASRPDEFQLVGAYEPDPAIRNTKLGDWVADLPDIPVFDSIEQALDSDAEAIICEGRVSENLDYAERALAADKHVLLEKPAGVDMAQLERLHDTARRKNLHLQMAYMWRYNPAVAEMIRLCRAGALGDPFYFRGHIPKPMGYHARLVEELDRYKGSLYFEMAGHLVDIMVTFMGEPRRVDATFGQFHGERKHVDNAVVVHRFDGGGLGTIDTASMHVESGLTRRIELYGARGTAIHTPIGSNNLTLSLADAFEGYAAGWQEVTVPTPPGPPSLLTELAACISGAKEPDYTLDHDMAVHRTLFAGCGITDGSAMTDVPHSVKSG
- a CDS encoding glucose 1-dehydrogenase, producing MNPRKPRLDDKVAVVTGAGAHSDVAGTGQATAVLLAREGAKVLLADRSAENAGKTLAVIEEEGGTASVFAGDVTRSADCRAMTETAVDRYGGLHILFNNVGLSHPGTVVDVQEEHWDEIMAVNLKAMMLASRFAIPAMMDSGGGSIINVASIDGFRSGWSYNVAYETSKGGVIALTINMAVQHGKDGIRVNCIAPGHLHGSFTAELSDAHRELRRRSTPLGTEGTAWDVANAAAFLAGDESRWITGITLPVDAGSSIALPLSVLPRDEGGILPDAESARF
- a CDS encoding putative addiction module antidote protein codes for the protein MSISFSKWKVTEHLRTLEDARLYLEACAKEDPGDGSLIRAALNDIARSGNMSWLAREIGMSREGLYKALSEDGNPAFSTVVRIVRALGLQVRFTA
- a CDS encoding SDR family oxidoreductase gives rise to the protein MYNLHGKTALVTGAGGERGIGRAVATRLAKEGADVIVSDRVANPYPGDSSEWQGLPSVVGEIEAAGRSAEAILADVSQADQVERLVSGGIDRFGRIDILVNGAGSLPGKDRVLVVDMEEEAWDKEMNVNAKGVFLMCRAAARHMIERGVGGKIINLASTSGRIGRKRFSAYCASKAAIIRFTQALAQELGPHGINVNSVSPTAVDTERLGFIEEAVSDGAVQGTSWKNSEAHRAFIQEKAGISPLGRVARSDDVAQTVAFLASPESDYLTAVDLVVAGGAEIF
- a CDS encoding thiamine pyrophosphate-binding protein, coding for MTGYRYIAEMLRGYGIRAVFHVPYVLDGALVEMEKLGIRRIRCHSEKAAAYMADGYARVAHGPGIAMAQSVGAANLAAGLQDAWLACSPVIAVTGRWMPHYLYQQAYQEIDHRPLYDPVTKFNAYVDGVEQIPFLLRQAFREATTGAPRPVHLDFLGLSGDLAAGSKLDAEVTVEPSFARYPAFRPEPEPGRVADAAQRIARSQRPVLVAGGGVTASGAKAEVVRLAEKLSVPVATSLNAKGATPENHPLSAGVVGTYSRKCANEIVSEADLVIFVGSHTGGQVSHFWQIPRQGTPVIQIDVDPAQIGRNYPAEVAIQGDAKATLERLIEVVAPVLDRTAWTERVRVLVDQWRGEFDDLLKSDAVPIRPERLCREITEFLPPDAILLSDTGHAGMWTGAMIEITNPGQTYLRCAGSLGWAFPAAMGAKCAAPDRPVICFTGDGGFWYHLGELETAARFGINTVTVINNNRSFNQCRDAFEDASGGRDQDSDDLWVFEDIDFAGVAKSMGCKGIRVEEPERIRPALEEAMAADGPVVVDVATDIDAMAPKAYVPE